The proteins below come from a single Gossypium raimondii isolate GPD5lz chromosome 2, ASM2569854v1, whole genome shotgun sequence genomic window:
- the LOC105787962 gene encoding cinnamoyl-CoA reductase-like SNL6 produces MASSRTVCVMDASGHLGSALVHLLLHRGYTVHAALQPHPNGFQSVEELLPSSNKNLKIFDADPFDYHSITAALKGCCGLFYCFQPPSDHSTYDEFMAEIEARAAHNVLEACAQTDTIEKVVFTSSVTAVIWNESRTGSDLDEKNWTDINFCKKFKLWHALSKTLAEKSAWALAMDRDINMVTINGGLLMTPGLTITNPYLKGAAEMYEDGVFVTVDLRFIADAHICVFEDVSSYGRYLCFNHVINCSHDADKLAQMLLPSSDPSPPQSWEKASIYHQRISNKKLNNLMMEFENDQLLSN; encoded by the exons ATGGCAAGCTCAAGGACTGTTTGTGTAATGGATGCTTCCGGCCACCTTGGCTCCGCCCTTGTCCACTTGCTCTTACATAGAGGCTACACTGTTCATGCTGCCCTTCAACCCCATCCAAATGGGTTCCAATCAGTTGAGGAGCTGTTGCCTAGtagtaataaaaatttgaagatattCGATGCAGACCCTTTTGATTACCACAGCATTACAGCTGCATTGAAGGGATGTTGTGGTTTATTCTACTGCTTTCAGCCTCCATCTGACCATTCTACTTATGAT GAATTCATGGCGGAAATTGAGGCGAGAGCTGCACACAATGTGTTGGAAGCATGTGCTCAAACAGATACAATAGAGAAGGTGGTTTTCACATCCTCCGTAACCGCCGTCATATGGAACGAAAGTCGAACTGGTTCCGACCTGGACGAAAAGAACTGGACCGACATCAATTTTTGCAAGAAGTTTAAG TTATGGCATGCACTGTCGAAAACGTTGGCGGAAAAGTCAGCTTGGGCACTGGCAATGGACCGAGACATAAACATGGTGACCATTAATGGAGGATTGTTGATGACGCCTGGCCTAACCATCACAAATCCATATCTAAAAGGAGCAGCTGAGATGTATGAAGATGGGGTATTTGTTACAGTGGATCTAAGGTTCATAGCCGACGCTCATATTTGTGTGTTCGAAGATGTATCATCGTATGGACGATATCTATGCTTCAACCATGTAATCAATTGCAGCCATGATGCTGATAAACTTGCTCAAATGCTATTACCATCCTCTGATCCTTCACCTCCTCAAAG TTGGGAGAAGGCGAGCATCTACCATCAAAGAATAAGCAATAAGAAGTTGAACAATTTGATGATGGAGTTTGAGAATGATCAACTTTTAAGCAATTGA